One region of Brassica napus cultivar Da-Ae chromosome A10, Da-Ae, whole genome shotgun sequence genomic DNA includes:
- the LOC106370095 gene encoding high mobility group B protein 15: MASSSCLKQGSVPMNNISITPEATYEAVVADPKLFMATLERLHSRLGTKFMVPIIGGKDLDLHKLFIEVTSRGGISKIVNERRWKEVTATFVFPPTATNASFVLRKYYFSLLKNYEQLYFFRSNAQTPPPDSLQNPSAGPGLVIRPPQELLALTYTPQPRMDSSDLPGGSSNGPIVSGQIDGKFEDGYLVTVKVGSEMLKGVIYELAPQQSHGVSLNTANPQGITGGVTKRRRRRKKSEIKRRDPAHPKPNRSGYNFFFAEQHARLKPLNPGKDREISRMIGELWNKLNEQEKSVYQGKAMEDKERYRTEMEEYREKLRTGQMISNAVPLQERVPEQNVEMAEAEGDLPMEEVEEEEDEDGDSSGSGESLSHPSDHELEEPSQNPLGLNLNPNSTEMVVVAPKEKAGDAVMVAAEQN, from the exons ATGGCATCAAGCTCTTGTCTTAAGCAAGGATCAGTTCCAATGAACAATATTAGCATTACCCCTGAAGCAACGTATGAAGCTGTGGTCGCAGACCCCAAGCTCTTCATGGCTACGTTGGAAAGGCTTCATTCTCGCTTGGGAACTAAATTCAT GGTTCCAATCATAGGAGGGAAAGATTTGGACTTGCACAAGCTTTTCATTGAGGTAACATCTCGTGGTGGAATCAGTAAG ATAGTTAATGAAAGGAGATGGAAAGAAGTAACTGCCACATTTGTCTTTCCTCCAACAGCAACCAACGCATCTTTTGTCCTGCGCAAATACTACTTCTCCCTTCTTAAGAACTATGAGCAACTCTACTTCTTTAGATCTAATGCCCAGACTCCTCCTCCAG ACTCTCTTCAGAACCCATCCGCTGGACCAGGACTTGTGATAAGACCTCCACAAGAGCTTCTAGCTTTAACCTATACGCCACAACCAAGGATGGACTCTAGTGATCTCCCTGGAG GTTCTTCAAATGGTCCAATTGTGAGTGGACAGATCGATGGGAAATTCGAAGACGGTTATCTTGTAACTGTAAAGGTGGGATCAGAAATGCTTAAAGGAGTTATCTATGAGCTGGCTCCACAACAGAGTCATGGTGTTTCCCTCAACACTGCCAACCCTCAGGGGATTACTGGAGGAGTGACGAAACGCCGCAGGAGAAGAAAGAAGTCAGAGATCAAAAGGCGTGACCCTGCTCATCCTAAACCCAACAGGAGCGGCTATAACTTCTTTTTCGCTGAGCAGCACGCTAGGCTGAAGCCGCTTAACCCTGGTAAGGACCGGGAGATCAGCAGGATGATCGGTGAGCTCTGGAACAAGCTCAATGAGCAAGAGAAGTCGGTTTACCAAGGGAAGGCGATGGAGGACAAAGAGAGGTATCGAACTGAAATGGAGGAGTACAGAGAGAAGCTTAGGACGGGACAGATGATAAGTAACGCTGTTCCGTTGCAGGAGAGGGTTCCGGAGCAGAACGTAGAGATGGCTGAAGCTGAAGGTGATCTTCCAATGGAAGAAGTggaagaagaggaggatgaAGATGGTGATTCAAGTGGTTCAGGGGAAAGCCTTAGCCACCCTTCTGATCATGAACTGGAGGAGCCATCTCAGAATCCTTTAGGTCttaacctaaaccctaattcgactGAGATGGTGGTGGTGGCTCCTAAGGAGAAAGCCGGCGATGCTGTGATGGTGGCTGCTGAGCAGAACTGA